In one window of Borrelia turcica IST7 DNA:
- a CDS encoding variable large family protein has protein sequence MLLELGLPTAKDTIKGEAKAVAGAIKTIIDLVLPNAKLGEGKSAVVATAKQATAGDAITLFANAGSTGDHAKATAAAGKAAATIVAKATGEGMLKAIADDATTTKATTLAGGYAATANDGASKADDDDIKAIVGSSDTDKDLEDDIFSAAVALRAITKTGKFGAAAPAPEAIGAALKAITAEIGAAEATIAPSAAGDGPTDATDKDKITGEAKAVAGAVKTIIDLVLPNATLGVAGNC, from the coding sequence GTGCTGCTGGAGCTGGGCCTGCCAACTGCTAAAGATACAATCAAAGGAGAGGCAAAAGCAGTAGCAGGGGCAATCAAGACAATAATTGACCTAGTACTACCAAACGCTAAACTTGGTGAAGGCAAGAGCGCTGTAGTAGCAACAGCAAAGCAGGCAACTGCAGGCGACGCGATAACACTTTTTGCCAATGCTGGTAGTACTGGTGATCATGCTAAAGCCACTGCAGCAGCAGGAAAAGCAGCAGCTACTATAGTAGCAAAGGCAACAGGAGAGGGGATGCTAAAGGCAATAGCAGATGATGCTACTACAACCAAGGCAACAACCCTAGCAGGCGGGTATGCTGCTACTGCGAATGATGGTGCAAGTAAGGCTGATGACGACGACATTAAGGCTATTGTTGGTAGTAGTGATACTGACAAAGACCTAGAAGACGATATCTTTTCAGCGGCAGTAGCACTTAGAGCCATAACTAAAACAGGTAAATTCGGGGCTGCTGCGCCTGCCCCTGAAGCAATAGGCGCAGCGCTTAAGGCAATCACTGCTGAGATTGGTGCTGCTGAAGCTACTATAGCCCCTAGTGCTGCTGGAGATGGGCCTACTGATGCAACTGATAAAGATAAAATCACTGGAGAGGCAAAAGCAGTAGCAGGGGCAGTCAAGACAATAATCGACTTAGTACTACCAAACGCCACTCTTGGTGTAGCAGGCAACTGCTAA
- a CDS encoding ImmA/IrrE family metallo-endopeptidase, which produces MESNNFSSYIKTPYIYSNYIISKYSVLLIPVPIIKIAIGEGLKVFEIAFEDKYKNFSAYIKPNKKAIYINESMPLITKRFEIAKQLGHYLMHKHKVSNPSKITDTLNIQDNNMTTEANIFATNLLIPTTTLKLKVPQYKSIQYPQRAMAKEFQVSENIIHFKLSMLKDIHKFEKSIKQKKILKVTHKNKEKNTELLLQNVDKLKESIAIDLEKREIRRKETIKKIFEELE; this is translated from the coding sequence ATGGAATCTAATAACTTCAGCTCATATATTAAAACCCCTTATATTTATTCTAACTATATAATTTCAAAATATTCTGTGTTACTCATCCCAGTTCCAATAATAAAGATTGCAATAGGCGAAGGACTTAAAGTATTTGAAATTGCATTTGAAGATAAATACAAAAACTTTTCTGCTTATATTAAACCAAATAAAAAAGCTATATACATAAATGAATCAATGCCTCTTATTACTAAAAGATTTGAAATAGCAAAGCAACTCGGCCATTACTTAATGCATAAACACAAAGTTTCAAATCCATCAAAAATAACAGATACACTTAATATTCAAGACAACAATATGACAACGGAAGCTAACATATTTGCAACAAACTTATTAATTCCAACTACTACCCTAAAGCTCAAAGTACCTCAATATAAATCAATACAATATCCACAAAGGGCAATGGCAAAAGAATTTCAAGTATCTGAAAATATAATACACTTCAAACTAAGCATGCTTAAAGATATCCACAAATTTGAAAAATCAATAAAGCAAAAAAAGATACTAAAAGTTACTCACAAAAACAAAGAAAAAAACACAGAACTTTTACTTCAAAATGTAGACAAACTAAAAGAATCAATAGCAATTGACTTAGAAAAAAGAGAAATCAGAAGAAAGGAAACCATAAAAAAAATATTTGAAGAGTTAGAGTAA
- a CDS encoding DbpA/DbpB family decorin-binding adhesin — protein MSKILKITSILILLASCSMLPTHLKTKVDNSSSDAKNQIDQIVKESGFTIDSLANKTGSKGVGDPRIKDVKLKVIEVGETFLSSMKDTIDELGEKGTNKQFAEIFNIILGVADSMQKIGIQQATDTVKIAADGKIADSYETITNVHDKLFEKLQNVKEKQKAAEEKKKIKLASKKAK, from the coding sequence ATGTCAAAGATATTAAAAATAACTTCAATTCTTATTTTACTAGCCTCCTGTAGTATGTTACCAACTCACTTAAAAACAAAAGTGGACAATTCTTCTAGTGATGCTAAAAATCAAATCGATCAGATTGTCAAAGAATCTGGATTTACTATTGACAGTTTAGCAAACAAAACAGGTAGCAAGGGAGTTGGTGATCCTAGGATAAAAGATGTCAAACTTAAAGTTATTGAAGTTGGTGAAACTTTCTTAAGTTCAATGAAAGACACTATTGATGAGTTAGGAGAAAAAGGCACTAATAAGCAATTTGCAGAAATATTTAATATAATTTTAGGTGTAGCAGATTCTATGCAAAAAATTGGTATACAACAAGCTACAGATACAGTTAAAATTGCTGCTGATGGAAAAATTGCTGATTCATATGAAACAATAACAAATGTTCATGACAAATTATTTGAAAAGTTGCAAAATGTTAAAGAAAAACAAAAAGCTGCTGAGGAAAAAAAAAAGATTAAACTAGCATCCAAAAAAGCTAAATAA
- a CDS encoding variable large family protein: MLKAIADDATTKAVALAGGYAAGAADGVKSTDDKDIKAIVGSTTEKELEDDIFAGAVALRAITKTGKFGAKAEAAKATEAIGGAASGAVRPSRPQVKR; the protein is encoded by the coding sequence CTGCTAAAGGCAATAGCAGATGATGCTACAACCAAGGCAGTAGCCCTAGCAGGCGGGTATGCTGCTGGTGCAGCTGATGGTGTTAAGAGTACTGATGACAAAGACATTAAGGCTATTGTTGGTAGTACTACTGAGAAAGAACTAGAAGATGATATCTTTGCAGGAGCAGTAGCACTTAGAGCCATAACTAAGACAGGTAAATTCGGGGCTAAGGCTGAGGCTGCTAAAGCCACTGAAGCAATAGGCGGAGCAGCAAGTGGAGCAGTAAGGCCATCAAGACCACAAGTGAAAAGATGA
- a CDS encoding variable large family protein, which produces MKATASDAITLFANKGTGGKAEATEAAGNAAATIVAKATGEGMLKAIADDATAEPTKAVRLAGGYAAGAENGATSAADADITAVVGSDGVTELSDDIFAGAVALRAITKTGKFGAKGAADAQAAIGGAASAAVNKLLGALMYAIKSGVEKDIKKIQESIAKIKSDGSSKKTDIVKEDTKNAITESTKAVRLADDGADGVSNADDKDIEAIVGKTTEKNLADDVFAEAALKAITDNIAGADAAIAPSADADGPTAADDKDKIKGEAGKIAGAIKTIIDLVLPDAKLGEGTSEVVKAPKKAAASDAITLFATSATGANTQATETAGNAAATIVAKATGEGMLKAIADATTAPAKAVALAGGYAATVVNGASAADADITAVVGSDGATTLSDDVFAVAAALKAITANITGGAEEATIAPSAAGAGPANC; this is translated from the coding sequence GTGAAGGCAACTGCAAGCGATGCAATAACACTGTTTGCCAATAAAGGCACTGGTGGTAAAGCAGAAGCCACAGAGGCAGCAGGAAACGCAGCAGCTACTATAGTAGCAAAGGCAACAGGAGAGGGAATGCTAAAGGCAATAGCAGATGATGCTACTGCTGAACCAACCAAAGCAGTAAGACTAGCAGGCGGGTATGCTGCTGGTGCAGAGAATGGTGCAACAAGTGCTGCTGACGCAGACATTACGGCTGTTGTTGGTAGTGATGGTGTCACAGAACTATCAGACGATATCTTTGCAGGAGCAGTAGCACTTAGAGCCATAACTAAAACAGGTAAATTCGGGGCTAAGGGGGCTGCTGATGCTCAAGCAGCAATAGGCGGAGCAGCAAGTGCAGCAGTAAACAAACTGTTAGGAGCACTAATGTATGCAATAAAGAGTGGAGTTGAGAAAGACATAAAGAAGATACAAGAAAGCATAGCAAAGATAAAAAGTGACGGATCCTCTAAGAAAACTGATATAGTAAAAGAAGACACAAAGAATGCTATTACTGAATCAACCAAGGCAGTAAGACTAGCAGACGATGGGGCTGATGGTGTAAGTAATGCTGATGACAAAGACATTGAGGCTATTGTTGGTAAGACTACAGAGAAAAACCTAGCAGATGATGTCTTTGCAGAAGCAGCGCTTAAGGCAATCACTGATAATATTGCAGGTGCTGACGCTGCTATAGCCCCTAGTGCTGATGCAGATGGGCCTACTGCTGCAGATGATAAAGATAAAATCAAAGGAGAGGCAGGTAAAATAGCAGGGGCAATCAAGACAATAATTGACCTAGTACTACCAGACGCTAAGCTTGGTGAAGGCACTAGCGAGGTCGTAAAAGCACCAAAGAAGGCAGCAGCAAGCGATGCGATAACACTGTTTGCTACTAGTGCTACTGGTGCTAATACTCAAGCCACAGAGACAGCAGGAAACGCAGCAGCTACTATAGTAGCAAAGGCAACAGGAGAGGGGATGCTAAAGGCAATAGCAGATGCTACTACTGCACCAGCCAAGGCAGTAGCCCTAGCAGGCGGGTATGCTGCTACTGTGGTTAATGGTGCAAGCGCTGCTGACGCAGACATTACGGCTGTTGTTGGTAGTGATGGTGCCACAACACTATCAGACGATGTCTTTGCAGTGGCAGCAGCGCTTAAGGCAATCACTGCCAATATTACAGGTGGTGCTGAAGAAGCTACTATAGCCCCTAGTGCTGCTGGAGCTGGGCCTGCCAACTGCTAA
- a CDS encoding variable large family protein — MTAVVGDTGVTELSDDVFAAAVALRAITKTGKFGAKGAAPAPATEAIGGAASGAVNKLLGALMYAIKSGVEKDIKKIQESIAKIKSDGSSKKTDIVKEDTKKAEATTAKSYGASANNDKDIKAIVGKTTEKNLADDVFSAAALKAITDNIAGADAEEATIAPSGAVDGPDATAAKDKIKEEAGKIAGAIKEIITLVLPDAKPGTGKSEVVKAPKKATAGDAITLFATGTGDHTKATETAGNAAATIVAKATGEGMLKAIADDATAEPTKAVRLAGGYAAKQASGATNGTDDDNDIEAIVGNEGTDKKLEDDIFAGAVALQQRLRQSLLRLVLLTIL; from the coding sequence TTACGGCTGTTGTTGGTGATACTGGTGTGACAGAACTATCAGACGATGTCTTTGCAGCGGCAGTAGCACTTAGAGCCATAACTAAGACAGGTAAATTCGGGGCTAAGGGGGCTGCGCCTGCCCCTGCCACTGAAGCAATAGGCGGAGCAGCAAGTGGAGCAGTAAACAAACTGTTAGGAGCACTAATGTATGCAATAAAGAGTGGAGTTGAGAAAGACATAAAGAAGATACAAGAAAGCATAGCAAAGATAAAAAGTGACGGATCCTCTAAGAAAACTGATATAGTAAAAGAAGACACAAAGAAAGCAGAGGCTACAACTGCTAAAAGCTATGGTGCAAGTGCTAATAATGACAAAGACATTAAGGCTATTGTTGGTAAGACTACAGAGAAAAACCTAGCAGATGATGTCTTTTCAGCGGCAGCCCTTAAGGCAATCACTGATAATATTGCAGGTGCTGACGCTGAAGAAGCTACTATAGCCCCTAGTGGTGCGGTAGATGGGCCTGATGCAACTGCTGCTAAAGATAAAATCAAAGAAGAGGCAGGTAAAATAGCAGGGGCAATCAAGGAAATCATCACCCTAGTGCTACCAGATGCTAAGCCAGGCACAGGCAAAAGCGAGGTCGTAAAAGCACCAAAGAAGGCAACAGCAGGCGATGCAATAACACTGTTTGCCACTGGTACTGGTGATCATACTAAAGCCACAGAGACAGCAGGAAACGCAGCAGCTACTATAGTAGCAAAGGCAACAGGAGAGGGAATGCTAAAGGCAATAGCAGATGATGCTACTGCTGAACCAACCAAAGCAGTAAGACTAGCAGGCGGGTATGCTGCTAAACAGGCTAGTGGTGCAACAAATGGTACTGATGATGACAACGACATTGAGGCTATTGTTGGTAATGAGGGTACAGACAAAAAACTAGAAGACGATATCTTTGCAGGGGCAGTAGCACTACAGCAGCGCTTAAGGCAATCACTACTGAGATTGGTGCTGCTGACGATACTATAG
- a CDS encoding variable large family protein has translation MLKAIADDATTKAVALAGGYATNDADGVSANNDKDIKAIVGSGENEKELEDDIFAASVALRAITKTGKFGAKGEAAKAPESIGDKSAQSAGWCNH, from the coding sequence CTGCTAAAGGCAATAGCAGATGATGCTACAACAAAGGCAGTAGCCCTAGCAGGCGGGTATGCTACTAATGATGCTGATGGTGTAAGTGCTAATAATGACAAAGACATTAAGGCTATTGTTGGTAGTGGCGAGAATGAGAAAGAACTAGAAGATGATATCTTTGCAGCGTCAGTAGCACTTAGAGCCATAACTAAAACAGGTAAATTCGGGGCTAAGGGTGAGGCTGCTAAAGCTCCTGAATCAATAGGAGATAAATCCGCTCAAAGCGCCGGATGGTGCAACCACTGA
- a CDS encoding variable large family protein, producing the protein MLLLQPKAVRLAGGYEAKQADGVKSAEDKDITAVVGAAETTLEDDIFAGAVNKLLGALMYAIKSGVEKDIKKIQESIAKIKSDGSSKKTDIVKEDTKKAEATTTKSYVDSATGAEDADIKAIVGKTTEKNLADDVFAEAALKAITTEIGTADDAIAPSAAGDGPDATAKDKIKGEAGKVAAAIKEIINLVLPNAAKSTGKSAVVTTPKKAKAGDAITLFANKGSAGDTKATETAGKAATAIVAKATGEGMLKAIADDATTKAVRLAGGYEATANDGASANDDADIEAVVGGDGVTELEDDIFAGAVALRAITKTGKFGAKAEADAKAIAGGACCN; encoded by the coding sequence ATGCTACTACTGCAACCAAAGGCAGTAAGACTAGCAGGCGGGTATGAAGCTAAACAGGCTGATGGTGTTAAGAGTGCTGAAGACAAAGACATTACGGCTGTTGTTGGTGCAGCAGAGACAACACTAGAAGACGATATCTTTGCAGGAGCAGTAAACAAACTGTTAGGAGCACTAATGTATGCAATAAAGAGTGGAGTTGAGAAAGACATAAAGAAGATACAAGAAAGCATAGCAAAGATAAAAAGTGACGGATCCTCTAAGAAAACTGATATAGTAAAAGAAGACACAAAGAAAGCAGAGGCTACAACTACTAAAAGCTACGTTGATAGTGCTACAGGTGCTGAAGACGCAGACATTAAGGCTATTGTTGGTAAGACTACAGAGAAAAACCTAGCAGATGATGTCTTTGCAGAAGCAGCCCTTAAGGCAATCACTACTGAGATTGGTACTGCTGACGATGCCATAGCCCCTAGTGCTGCTGGAGATGGGCCTGATGCAACTGCTAAAGATAAAATCAAAGGAGAGGCAGGTAAAGTAGCAGCGGCAATCAAGGAAATCATCAACCTAGTGCTACCAAACGCTGCTAAAAGCACAGGCAAAAGCGCTGTCGTAACAACACCAAAGAAGGCTAAAGCAGGCGACGCGATAACACTTTTTGCCAATAAAGGCAGTGCTGGAGATACTAAAGCCACTGAGACAGCAGGAAAAGCGGCAACTGCGATAGTAGCAAAGGCAACAGGAGAGGGAATGCTAAAGGCAATAGCAGATGATGCTACAACCAAAGCAGTAAGACTAGCAGGCGGGTATGAAGCTACTGCGAATGATGGTGCAAGTGCTAATGATGACGCAGACATTGAGGCTGTTGTTGGTGGTGATGGTGTCACAGAACTAGAAGACGATATCTTTGCAGGAGCAGTAGCACTTAGAGCCATAACTAAGACAGGTAAATTCGGGGCTAAGGCTGAGGCTGATGCTAAAGCAATAGCAGGAGGAGCATGTTGTAACTAG
- a CDS encoding variable large family protein, whose protein sequence is MKTTSEKMTKIAVALKAITTEISDEATIAPSGAVDGPLAAAKDKIKEEAGKIAGAIKEIITLVLPDAKPGKAKSAVVTTAKKAAASDAITLFANKGTADATHAKATEAAGKAAATIVAKATGEGMLKAIADDATTKAVRLAGGYAAKQASGATGTDDDDITAVVGETEKELEDDIFAGAVALRAITKTGKFGAKGAAAAPATEAIGGAASAAVNKLLGALMYAIKSGVEKDIKKIQESIAKIKSDGSSKKTDIVKEDTKKAEATTAKSYGASANNDKDIKAIVGSGENAKKLPKAKKGTAKSTVVTTAKQAAANDAITLFATGTTPNAVPTAAAGNKAAAIVAEATTTAKGNSR, encoded by the coding sequence ATCAAGACCACAAGTGAAAAGATGACAAAAATCGCAGTAGCGCTTAAGGCAATCACTACTGAGATTAGTGATGAAGCTACTATAGCCCCTAGTGGTGCGGTAGATGGGCCTTTGGCAGCTGCTAAAGATAAAATCAAAGAAGAGGCAGGTAAAATAGCAGGGGCAATCAAGGAAATCATCACCCTAGTGCTACCAGATGCTAAGCCAGGCAAAGCCAAAAGCGCGGTCGTAACAACAGCAAAGAAGGCAGCAGCAAGCGATGCGATAACACTGTTTGCCAATAAAGGCACTGCTGATGCTACTCATGCTAAAGCCACAGAGGCAGCAGGAAAAGCAGCAGCTACTATAGTAGCAAAGGCAACAGGAGAGGGGATGCTAAAGGCAATAGCAGATGATGCTACAACCAAAGCAGTAAGACTAGCAGGCGGGTATGCTGCTAAACAGGCTAGTGGTGCAACAGGTACTGATGACGACGACATTACGGCTGTTGTTGGTGAAACTGAGAAAGAACTAGAAGATGATATCTTTGCAGGAGCAGTAGCACTTAGAGCCATAACTAAGACAGGTAAATTCGGGGCTAAGGGGGCTGCTGCTGCGCCTGCCACTGAAGCAATAGGCGGAGCAGCAAGTGCAGCAGTAAACAAACTGTTAGGAGCACTAATGTATGCAATAAAGAGTGGAGTTGAGAAAGACATAAAGAAGATACAAGAAAGCATAGCAAAGATAAAAAGTGACGGATCCTCTAAGAAAACTGATATAGTAAAAGAAGACACAAAGAAAGCAGAGGCTACAACTGCTAAAAGCTATGGTGCAAGTGCTAATAATGACAAAGACATTAAGGCTATTGTTGGTAGTGGCGAGAATGCCAAAAAACTACCAAAAGCTAAGAAAGGCACAGCCAAGAGCACTGTCGTAACAACAGCAAAGCAGGCAGCAGCAAACGATGCAATAACACTGTTTGCCACAGGTACTACTCCTAATGCTGTACCCACTGCAGCAGCAGGAAACAAGGCAGCTGCTATAGTAGCAGAGGCTACAACAACTGCTAAAGGCAATAGCAGATGA
- a CDS encoding variable large family protein, translating to MNPLKAPDGATTEAIKTTSEKMTKIAAALKAITANITGGAADAIAPSAAGAGPDATDKDTITGEAKAVAGAIKTIIDLVLPNAKLGTAKSTVVTAAKQAKAGDAITLFANKGTAGNTKATAAAGNKAVTIVAKATGEGMLKAIADDATTKAVALAGGYAATANDGATNGTDDADIEAIVGSSDTDKNLEDDIFSAAVALRAITKTGKFGAKAEADAKAIAGGACCN from the coding sequence ATAAATCCGCTCAAAGCGCCGGATGGTGCAACCACTGAAGCCATCAAGACCACAAGTGAAAAGATGACAAAAATCGCAGCAGCGCTTAAGGCAATCACTGCCAATATTACAGGTGGTGCTGCTGACGCTATAGCCCCTAGTGCTGCTGGAGCTGGGCCTGATGCAACTGATAAAGATACAATCACTGGAGAGGCAAAAGCAGTAGCAGGGGCAATCAAGACAATAATTGACCTAGTACTACCAAACGCTAAACTTGGCACAGCCAAGAGCACTGTCGTAACAGCAGCAAAGCAGGCTAAAGCAGGCGATGCGATAACACTGTTTGCCAATAAAGGCACTGCTGGAAATACTAAAGCCACTGCAGCAGCAGGAAACAAGGCCGTAACGATAGTAGCAAAGGCAACAGGAGAGGGGATGCTAAAGGCAATAGCAGATGATGCTACAACCAAAGCAGTAGCCCTAGCAGGCGGGTATGCAGCTACTGCGAATGATGGTGCAACAAATGGTACTGATGACGCAGACATTGAGGCTATTGTTGGTAGTAGTGATACAGACAAAAACCTAGAAGACGATATCTTTTCAGCGGCAGTAGCACTTAGAGCCATAACTAAAACAGGTAAATTCGGGGCTAAGGCTGAGGCTGATGCTAAAGCAATAGCAGGAGGAGCATGTTGTAACTAG